One window from the genome of Sphingomonas lacunae encodes:
- the rpsO gene encoding 30S ribosomal protein S15 has translation MTITTEKKAEVIKDNARAANDTGSPEVQVAILTTRINQLTDHFKAHHKDNHSRRGLLMMVNKRRSLLDYLKRKDVARYQALIAKLGLRK, from the coding sequence ATGACGATCACCACCGAGAAAAAAGCCGAAGTCATCAAGGACAACGCCCGCGCCGCTAACGACACCGGTTCGCCGGAAGTGCAGGTCGCGATCCTGACGACGCGCATCAACCAGCTGACCGACCACTTCAAGGCCCACCACAAGGACAACCACTCGCGTCGTGGTCTCCTGATGATGGTCAACAAGCGTCGCTCGCTGCTCGACTATCTCAAGCGCAAGGACGTAGCCCGCTATCAGGCGCTCATCGCCAAGCTCGGCCTGCGCAAGTGA
- the pnp gene encoding polyribonucleotide nucleotidyltransferase, translated as MFKTETVSIEWGGKTLTLETGRIARQANGAVLATYGETVVLCAVTAAKSVKDGQDFFPLTVHYQEKFSAAGRIPGGFFKRERGATEKETLVSRLIDRPIRPLFPEGFYNEINVIAQVMSYDGETEPDILAMVAASAALTISGVPFMGPIGAARVGFKDGEYQLNPSMAEVAEGRLDLVVAATDEAVMMVESEAKELTEEEMLGAVMFAHAESRKVIGAIIDLAEKAAKDPWEIDLTDNTADIKKKLKDLVGADVAAAYKLTDKSARSNALNAARDKAKAAFADETPQTQMVAIKTMKKVEADIVRGAILKDGQRIDGRTTTQIRPIEAICGFLPRTHGSALFTRGETQAICTTTLGTKDAEQMIDGLDGLSYSNFMLHYNFPPYSVGEVGRFGAPGRREVGHGKLAWRALHPVLPSKDEFPYTIRILSDITESNGSSSMATVCGGCLSMMDAGVPIARPVSGIAMGLILEGKDFAVLSDILGDEDHLGDMDFKVAGTAEGITTMQMDIKIAGITEEIMRKALEQAKEGRQHILGEMAKALGEARTELSAHAPRIETLQIDKSKIRDVIGTGGKVIREIVATTGAKVDIDDEGLIKVSSSDLSQIEAAINWIKGIVEEAEVGKIYNGKVVNIVDFGAFVNFMGGKDGLVHVSEMRNERVEKPTDVVSEGQEVKVKVLEIDPRGKVRLSMRVVDQETGEELPDTRPPREPREGGDRGPRGDRGGRDRDGDRGGRRRPGGDRGGDRDRGPRRERNDRDGGNGGGEGDGGLPGFITGE; from the coding sequence ATGTTCAAGACTGAAACTGTTTCGATAGAATGGGGCGGCAAGACGCTGACCCTCGAAACCGGGCGCATCGCGCGCCAGGCGAATGGCGCGGTTCTCGCCACCTATGGCGAAACCGTGGTGCTGTGCGCCGTGACCGCCGCCAAGTCGGTCAAGGACGGGCAGGATTTCTTCCCGCTCACCGTCCATTATCAGGAAAAATTCTCCGCAGCCGGCCGCATTCCGGGCGGCTTCTTCAAGCGTGAACGCGGCGCAACCGAAAAGGAAACGCTGGTTTCGCGCCTGATCGACCGTCCGATCCGCCCGCTGTTCCCCGAAGGTTTTTACAACGAAATCAACGTCATCGCTCAGGTGATGAGCTATGATGGCGAGACCGAGCCCGACATTCTGGCGATGGTCGCCGCGTCGGCTGCACTGACCATTTCGGGCGTCCCCTTCATGGGCCCGATCGGCGCGGCACGTGTTGGCTTCAAGGATGGCGAATATCAGCTCAACCCGTCGATGGCCGAAGTCGCCGAAGGTCGCCTCGACCTCGTCGTCGCCGCCACCGATGAAGCGGTGATGATGGTCGAATCGGAAGCCAAGGAGCTGACCGAAGAGGAAATGCTCGGCGCGGTGATGTTCGCCCATGCCGAAAGCCGCAAGGTCATTGGCGCGATCATCGATCTGGCTGAAAAGGCCGCGAAGGATCCGTGGGAAATCGACCTCACCGACAATACCGCCGACATCAAGAAGAAGCTGAAGGATCTGGTCGGCGCTGACGTCGCCGCTGCCTACAAGCTGACCGACAAGTCGGCGCGGTCGAATGCGCTCAACGCCGCGCGTGACAAGGCCAAGGCTGCTTTCGCCGACGAAACGCCGCAGACCCAGATGGTCGCGATCAAGACGATGAAGAAGGTGGAAGCCGACATCGTCCGTGGTGCGATCCTGAAGGATGGTCAGCGCATTGACGGTCGCACCACCACACAGATCCGCCCGATCGAGGCGATCTGTGGCTTCCTGCCCCGCACCCATGGTTCGGCGCTGTTCACCCGCGGTGAAACGCAGGCGATCTGCACCACCACGCTGGGCACCAAGGACGCCGAGCAGATGATCGACGGCCTCGACGGCCTGTCCTATTCCAACTTCATGCTGCACTATAACTTCCCGCCCTATTCGGTCGGTGAAGTCGGCCGTTTCGGCGCGCCGGGTCGTCGTGAAGTCGGCCATGGCAAGCTGGCCTGGCGTGCGCTGCACCCGGTGCTGCCGTCGAAGGACGAGTTCCCCTATACCATCCGTATCCTCAGCGACATCACCGAGTCTAACGGATCGTCATCGATGGCGACTGTCTGCGGTGGCTGCCTCAGCATGATGGACGCCGGTGTGCCGATCGCCCGTCCGGTGTCAGGCATCGCCATGGGCCTGATCCTCGAAGGCAAGGATTTCGCGGTTCTCAGCGACATCCTTGGTGACGAAGACCATCTCGGCGACATGGACTTCAAGGTGGCTGGCACCGCTGAAGGCATCACCACGATGCAGATGGACATCAAGATTGCCGGCATCACCGAAGAAATCATGCGCAAGGCGCTGGAACAGGCCAAGGAAGGCCGCCAGCATATCCTCGGCGAGATGGCCAAGGCGCTCGGCGAAGCCCGCACCGAACTGTCGGCCCATGCTCCGCGCATCGAGACGCTGCAGATCGACAAGTCGAAGATCCGCGACGTCATCGGCACCGGCGGCAAGGTCATCCGCGAGATCGTCGCCACCACCGGCGCCAAGGTCGACATTGACGATGAAGGCCTGATCAAGGTGTCTTCGTCCGACCTCAGCCAGATCGAAGCCGCGATCAACTGGATCAAGGGCATTGTCGAGGAAGCCGAAGTCGGCAAAATCTACAATGGCAAGGTCGTCAACATTGTTGATTTCGGTGCGTTCGTGAACTTCATGGGCGGCAAGGACGGTCTCGTCCACGTTTCCGAAATGCGCAACGAGCGCGTCGAAAAGCCGACCGATGTCGTGTCCGAAGGCCAGGAAGTGAAGGTCAAGGTCCTTGAGATCGACCCGCGCGGCAAGGTTCGCCTGTCGATGCGCGTTGTCGATCAGGAAACCGGTGAGGAACTGCCCGACACCCGCCCCCCGCGCGAACCGCGTGAAGGCGGCGACCGTGGCCCTCGTGGCGACCGTGGCGGTCGCGACCGTGACGGTGACCGTGGTGGACGCCGCCGACCGGGCGGTGACCGTGGCGGTGATCGCGATCGCGGTCCGCGTCGTGAACGCAACGATCGCGATGGTGGCAATGGCGGTGGCGAAGGCGACGGCGGTCTGCCGGGCTTCATCACCGGCGAATAA
- the smc gene encoding chromosome segregation protein SMC — translation MRISRLRLTGFKSFVEPTELRIEPGLTGVVGPNGCGKSNLLEAIRWVMGESSPKSMRSGGMDDVIFAGTETRPSRDFAEVALVCDTEGAPLPGLVAAGDGDALEVVRRIERGAGSAYRANGQDVRARDVALIFADAATGAHSPALVSQGKVAGIISAKPQERRQLLEEAAGIAGLHVRRKDAEQKLRATETNLARLADLLGDMEQRAGALRRQARAAERYTRLSDQIRVAEGRMIFARWRDAAAAADAARAESQAAEARVEAASADQQAASAAQAEAMAALVHLRDQATSEREAEHGAATRLTQLRAERQTLDRRIADLAAEQARIERDREAEDALAREGAAAIERLEDLARQSARQIASREKERPGLDARLMAGADRLRDAEVALAEARAEAANESAERRIAEAAHAESGRRLARIEAELARLEQEASAAGDGDALTGAAHQAGRDVVRAQESIGSCDAALAAATAARAVAADRHAEAAAALAEAKAALSALESEAAALDRSLQASAVSDDQVLAHLRAEPGFEAALAAALGEDLTAPLLADGADMQGRGWQGAGDPPGAADPHLPAGLTALSDHVTAPPALARRLAQIGVADRDEGQALLVGQRLVTRDGQMRRWDGFVSIGDGAATAERLARRNRRDAVSKQLPHVRAGVDQIAAALAEETRSLAAADAAQQAAHQALATAEHVARAARRAADAADSALERYTATAAHIADRTDAARFELGEARAAHSATAATLAALPDGEATAARLRERDDHAATARQSLAADREALALLDRDVARLREAQIEAQAEVRGWKARAGEAARRIAAMNERLNDIGTELGTLHGKPEALDTAIAEAAAAVTAIAARVAESVAGERAAGEAARVADQQLEAVREALAAAREARAGAMARAENAEQRRIEMGRISGERFSCPPPLLPEKAGFDAAEVGSPQDESQAHERLNHERERIGPVNLVAAQELADLEVEQTSSAAEAEELQLAVNRLRGSIGHLNREGRQRLTEAFEQVDGHFRSLFSTLFGGGQAHLALVDSDDPLEAGLEIMAQPPGKKLASLTLLSGGEQALTAVALIFALFLTNPAPICVLDEVDAPLDDANVERFCDLLDRMVSETATRYLIVTHNAVTMARMHRLFGVTMVERGVSRLVSVDLGKATELVAN, via the coding sequence ATGCGGATCAGCCGTTTGCGCCTCACCGGCTTCAAAAGCTTTGTTGAGCCGACCGAACTCAGGATCGAGCCGGGGCTGACCGGTGTCGTTGGCCCCAATGGTTGTGGCAAATCCAACCTGCTTGAGGCGATCCGCTGGGTCATGGGCGAATCGAGTCCGAAATCCATGCGCTCGGGCGGCATGGATGATGTCATCTTTGCCGGGACTGAAACCCGCCCATCGCGGGATTTCGCCGAAGTGGCACTGGTCTGTGATACCGAGGGAGCACCGTTGCCAGGCCTTGTCGCTGCTGGTGACGGGGATGCACTGGAGGTGGTGCGTCGCATTGAACGGGGTGCCGGTTCTGCCTATCGCGCCAACGGGCAGGATGTCCGCGCCCGCGATGTCGCCCTGATCTTTGCCGATGCCGCCACCGGTGCCCACAGTCCGGCGCTGGTCAGCCAGGGCAAGGTGGCCGGGATCATTTCTGCCAAGCCGCAGGAACGGCGCCAATTACTTGAAGAAGCAGCGGGAATCGCCGGTCTGCATGTGCGTCGCAAAGATGCCGAACAGAAATTGCGAGCCACCGAAACCAATCTCGCCCGACTGGCAGACCTTCTCGGCGATATGGAGCAACGTGCCGGAGCTTTGCGGCGTCAGGCACGGGCCGCGGAGCGCTATACCCGCCTGTCCGATCAGATACGTGTGGCCGAGGGACGGATGATCTTCGCCCGGTGGCGTGATGCGGCTGCCGCTGCGGATGCTGCACGGGCCGAATCACAGGCTGCCGAAGCCAGAGTAGAAGCCGCCAGCGCCGACCAGCAAGCCGCATCTGCCGCTCAGGCGGAAGCCATGGCGGCACTCGTCCACCTGCGCGATCAGGCGACCAGTGAGCGTGAGGCCGAGCATGGTGCTGCGACGCGGTTGACGCAGTTGCGGGCCGAGCGGCAGACGCTGGATCGTCGCATTGCCGATCTGGCTGCCGAACAAGCCCGGATTGAACGCGACCGGGAGGCTGAGGATGCCCTGGCCCGTGAAGGGGCGGCCGCAATCGAACGTCTTGAGGACTTGGCGCGCCAGTCGGCCCGGCAAATTGCCTCGCGCGAAAAGGAGCGTCCCGGCCTTGACGCACGCCTGATGGCCGGCGCGGATCGTCTGCGTGACGCCGAGGTGGCGCTTGCCGAGGCGCGGGCCGAAGCCGCCAATGAAAGCGCCGAGCGCCGCATTGCCGAAGCGGCGCACGCCGAATCGGGCCGTCGCCTGGCCAGGATCGAGGCGGAATTGGCGCGACTGGAGCAGGAAGCTAGCGCCGCTGGTGATGGCGATGCGCTGACCGGCGCCGCTCATCAGGCCGGGCGGGATGTGGTTCGCGCACAGGAATCGATCGGATCCTGTGATGCCGCACTGGCAGCCGCTACGGCCGCTCGGGCTGTCGCTGCCGACCGGCACGCCGAGGCCGCCGCTGCGCTTGCCGAGGCAAAGGCCGCTCTCTCGGCGCTTGAAAGCGAAGCTGCCGCCCTCGACCGTTCGCTTCAGGCGTCTGCGGTCAGCGATGACCAAGTGCTTGCCCATCTCCGGGCCGAGCCGGGTTTTGAGGCCGCACTGGCGGCCGCGCTGGGTGAAGACCTCACTGCCCCACTGCTGGCTGATGGGGCGGATATGCAAGGACGCGGCTGGCAAGGTGCGGGTGATCCTCCCGGGGCCGCCGATCCCCACTTGCCTGCCGGGCTGACCGCCTTGTCCGACCATGTCACTGCGCCTCCGGCGCTGGCGCGGCGGCTCGCCCAGATCGGTGTGGCAGATCGCGATGAAGGGCAAGCTTTGCTGGTCGGCCAGCGTCTGGTCACCCGCGATGGTCAGATGCGCCGTTGGGACGGTTTCGTCTCGATCGGTGATGGAGCCGCTACCGCCGAACGATTGGCCCGCAGAAATCGCCGTGACGCCGTCTCCAAACAGCTGCCACATGTTCGCGCAGGGGTGGATCAAATCGCTGCTGCCTTGGCAGAAGAGACACGATCGCTTGCTGCCGCCGACGCAGCGCAGCAGGCCGCGCACCAGGCCTTGGCTACTGCCGAACATGTCGCCCGCGCCGCCCGTCGCGCAGCGGATGCTGCCGACTCGGCGCTGGAACGCTACACAGCCACAGCGGCTCATATCGCCGATCGCACTGATGCCGCGCGGTTTGAACTGGGTGAGGCACGCGCGGCCCATTCAGCTACCGCTGCCACCTTGGCAGCGCTGCCTGATGGTGAGGCCACGGCTGCCCGGCTGCGTGAACGCGATGATCATGCCGCCACCGCGCGCCAGTCGCTCGCTGCCGACCGGGAGGCGTTGGCCCTGCTTGACCGCGACGTCGCCCGTCTGCGAGAGGCTCAAATTGAGGCGCAGGCCGAGGTGCGTGGCTGGAAAGCGCGCGCCGGAGAAGCGGCCCGCCGCATCGCCGCGATGAATGAGCGGCTGAATGACATCGGCACTGAACTCGGCACCCTTCATGGAAAGCCCGAGGCGCTCGACACGGCCATTGCCGAGGCTGCAGCCGCCGTTACCGCGATCGCCGCCCGCGTTGCCGAGTCAGTGGCCGGCGAACGGGCTGCCGGCGAAGCCGCGCGCGTCGCCGATCAGCAGCTTGAAGCGGTGCGCGAGGCACTGGCCGCTGCCAGAGAAGCCCGCGCGGGAGCCATGGCCCGCGCCGAAAACGCCGAGCAACGGCGGATTGAAATGGGTCGGATATCGGGCGAACGTTTTTCCTGCCCGCCACCGCTATTGCCAGAAAAGGCAGGCTTTGATGCAGCAGAGGTTGGCAGCCCTCAGGATGAAAGCCAGGCGCATGAGCGGCTCAACCACGAGCGCGAGCGAATCGGGCCCGTCAACCTTGTCGCCGCCCAGGAACTCGCCGATCTCGAGGTCGAGCAGACCAGCTCTGCTGCCGAGGCAGAGGAATTGCAACTCGCGGTCAATCGCCTGCGCGGGTCAATCGGCCATCTGAACCGCGAGGGGCGGCAGCGGCTGACGGAAGCCTTTGAGCAGGTCGATGGCCATTTTCGCAGCCTTTTCTCAACCCTCTTTGGCGGCGGTCAGGCCCATCTGGCCCTGGTCGATTCGGATGACCCGCTCGAAGCAGGGCTTGAAATCATGGCCCAACCGCCCGGTAAGAAACTGGCGTCGCTCACCCTTTTGTCAGGCGGGGAACAGGCGCTGACCGCGGTCGCCCTCATATTTGCCCTTTTTCTTACCAATCCGGCGCCGATTTGTGTTCTCGATGAAGTCGACGCGCCGCTCGATGACGCCAATGTCGAACGCTTTTGTGACCTGCTGGACCGGATGGTCAGCGAAACAGCGACCCGCTACCTCATCGTCACCCACAATGCCGTGACGATGGCACGCATGCACCGGTTGTTTGGTGTGACGATGGTCGAACGGGGGGTAAGCCGGCTGGTGTCAGTCGATCTTGGCAAGGCCACGGAATTGGTCGCCAACTGA
- a CDS encoding thioredoxin domain-containing protein translates to MMPIATSLRSLAVAGTTALALALAACGGGDTTTSGGDRIEPVAAPAGKSWSQVVEATPDGMRMGNPDAPLQLIEFVSPTCSHCADFSRTGSEPLKREFVDSGRVSLEIRPFMLNAIDLVLASGVNCAGPDRYFPLLENLYASQEELQAGFSSAPQDLLQQASAQPEAERFAFLAQGLKIDTFFAARGLPADQLNRCLTDVAKVNHWAESTERNSKEFEISGTPSFVLNGELLAGTADWPSLRQRLQAAGAR, encoded by the coding sequence ATGATGCCCATTGCTACTTCGCTTCGTTCGCTTGCCGTTGCTGGCACAACCGCCTTGGCATTGGCGCTGGCCGCCTGTGGCGGCGGGGACACCACCACATCGGGTGGTGACAGGATTGAACCTGTTGCCGCTCCCGCGGGCAAGAGCTGGTCGCAAGTTGTCGAGGCAACGCCGGATGGTATGCGCATGGGCAACCCGGATGCCCCCTTGCAGCTGATTGAATTCGTCTCGCCGACGTGCAGCCATTGTGCAGACTTTTCCCGCACCGGGTCAGAACCGCTGAAGCGTGAATTTGTCGATTCCGGTCGCGTCAGCTTGGAAATCCGGCCCTTCATGCTCAATGCAATCGACCTGGTGCTGGCCAGCGGTGTGAATTGTGCCGGGCCCGACCGCTATTTCCCGCTGCTCGAAAATCTTTATGCCTCGCAGGAAGAGTTGCAGGCCGGTTTCTCTTCTGCGCCGCAGGATCTGTTGCAACAAGCTTCGGCCCAGCCTGAAGCGGAACGCTTTGCCTTTCTGGCTCAGGGGCTCAAGATCGACACCTTCTTTGCCGCACGCGGCCTGCCGGCGGATCAGCTCAATCGCTGCCTGACCGATGTCGCCAAGGTCAATCACTGGGCCGAATCGACCGAACGCAACAGCAAGGAGTTCGAGATAAGCGGAACGCCCAGCTTTGTGCTCAATGGCGAACTTCTGGCGGGCACTGCCGATTGGCCGAGCTTGCGTCAGCGGTTGCAGGCTGCAGGAGCCCGTTGA
- a CDS encoding DsbA family protein: MSANSIFALLRRRSMQGAIMVAGTTAALSFGSQALLAQAAPAAPAWTAMVRTGDQGSHILGNPSARVRLAEYVSYTCPHCAHFSAEAGRVLRSDYVARGTVSVEVRHVVRDPVDLAMAAATNCGAPNRFFSRHESMMGQQSAILDRVRALPQATLQQWGALPLAQRLRRVADDSGVTTWMRGRGFTPAQINQCLSDMTMAQRLIDQSNQAATVGVQGTPSFTLNGTLVPNAYSWTALRPALDAALAR; encoded by the coding sequence ATGTCCGCAAACAGCATCTTTGCCCTGCTTCGTCGCCGCTCGATGCAAGGCGCCATCATGGTGGCCGGGACAACGGCGGCTCTTTCCTTTGGCAGTCAGGCCCTATTGGCACAAGCTGCTCCGGCAGCACCGGCATGGACAGCGATGGTTCGCACCGGGGATCAGGGCAGCCATATCCTCGGCAACCCGTCTGCGCGTGTCCGCCTGGCTGAATATGTCAGTTACACCTGTCCCCACTGTGCACATTTTTCTGCGGAGGCAGGCCGGGTCCTGCGCAGTGACTATGTCGCACGGGGCACCGTCAGTGTGGAGGTGCGCCATGTCGTTCGTGATCCGGTTGACCTGGCGATGGCTGCGGCGACCAATTGCGGTGCGCCGAACCGCTTTTTTTCCCGCCATGAATCCATGATGGGCCAACAAAGCGCTATCCTTGACCGGGTCCGGGCCCTGCCGCAGGCGACCTTGCAACAATGGGGAGCCCTTCCGCTTGCGCAGCGGTTGCGCCGTGTCGCCGACGATAGTGGCGTCACCACATGGATGCGGGGTCGGGGCTTTACTCCCGCTCAAATCAACCAGTGTCTAAGTGACATGACCATGGCACAGCGGCTGATCGATCAGTCGAACCAGGCGGCAACGGTTGGGGTTCAGGGGACGCCCTCCTTCACGCTTAACGGGACGCTGGTTCCGAACGCGTATAGCTGGACGGCCTTGCGCCCTGCGCTCGACGCGGCACTGGCGCGCTGA
- a CDS encoding DUF721 domain-containing protein yields MTKASPPDSGQKARKASPANVRPDRPRGGEARRVADLVPAIGEMAFRKFGFVQSSIITRWPEIVGAKLAMVTSPESLRFPQGRKADGTLSITVGSAHATVVQHVVPDIIERVNRFFGYAAVSRVRLNQGVVRRKAPTARLPLVEPGASAPTVPVSPTLNGIADPELRAVLEGLATSLARRDALPKIS; encoded by the coding sequence ATGACGAAAGCGTCTCCTCCTGACAGCGGCCAAAAGGCGCGCAAGGCTTCTCCGGCCAACGTCCGGCCTGACCGTCCCCGCGGCGGGGAGGCCCGGCGTGTTGCTGATCTGGTGCCGGCCATTGGTGAAATGGCCTTTCGCAAATTCGGTTTTGTGCAAAGTTCCATCATTACACGCTGGCCGGAAATCGTCGGAGCCAAGCTGGCGATGGTGACGTCACCCGAATCGCTCCGCTTTCCGCAAGGCAGGAAAGCGGATGGAACTTTGTCGATAACTGTTGGCAGCGCTCATGCCACCGTGGTTCAGCATGTGGTGCCGGACATCATCGAACGGGTGAACCGCTTCTTTGGCTATGCGGCGGTCTCCCGCGTGCGGCTGAACCAGGGTGTGGTCCGGCGCAAGGCGCCGACGGCTCGCCTGCCACTCGTCGAACCCGGTGCAAGTGCTCCGACGGTGCCGGTTTCCCCTACTCTCAATGGGATAGCCGATCCCGAATTGCGCGCTGTGCTGGAAGGGTTGGCGACCAGTCTGGCAAGGCGTGACGCCCTGCCTAAAATCAGCTAA
- a CDS encoding A/G-specific adenine glycosylase produces MPVESQSAQSIAALRSALLRWYAAHARSLPWRAPPGTNARPDAYRVWLSEVMLQQTTVAAVTPYFERFTRRWPTLSDFAAAESADILAAWAGLGYYSRARNLVACARQVVDEHGGMFPASEAALRQLPGIGDYTAAAIAAIAFGEAAVPVDANVERVIARLYAIDEPLPGARKAIGQAARELWPADGAAGDFAQAMMDLGSSICTNRAPACLTCPLVRQCRAACSGAAESIPVKPAKRPRPVRHGEARWIERNGDVWLIRRPEKGMLGGMRALPGGEWLDHAETPPAPDGTLGVVRHLFTHFELNLRVVRGEAFSDAVGEGEWWPISRLDEAGLPTLYRRAAEIAVEERP; encoded by the coding sequence ATGCCCGTCGAGAGCCAGTCCGCCCAATCCATCGCAGCCCTAAGGTCGGCGTTGTTGCGATGGTATGCTGCCCATGCCCGGTCCCTGCCCTGGCGCGCTCCGCCAGGGACCAACGCCCGCCCCGATGCCTATCGTGTCTGGTTGTCGGAGGTCATGCTGCAGCAAACAACCGTTGCCGCTGTTACGCCCTATTTTGAGCGGTTCACCCGGCGATGGCCGACACTATCCGACTTTGCGGCTGCAGAATCAGCGGACATTCTCGCGGCCTGGGCGGGCTTGGGTTACTACAGCCGGGCGCGCAACCTCGTGGCTTGCGCCAGACAGGTCGTTGACGAACATGGCGGCATGTTCCCGGCCAGCGAAGCGGCTTTGCGCCAATTGCCAGGCATCGGCGACTATACAGCGGCCGCCATCGCCGCCATTGCCTTTGGCGAGGCAGCGGTGCCGGTTGATGCCAATGTCGAGCGGGTTATCGCGCGCCTCTATGCGATTGACGAACCCTTGCCGGGTGCACGCAAGGCCATTGGACAAGCTGCGAGGGAATTGTGGCCCGCAGATGGTGCCGCGGGCGATTTTGCCCAGGCCATGATGGACCTCGGCTCATCCATCTGCACCAACCGCGCACCCGCTTGCCTGACCTGTCCGCTGGTCAGGCAATGCCGCGCCGCGTGTAGCGGCGCGGCAGAGTCCATTCCCGTCAAACCGGCAAAAAGGCCGCGACCCGTTCGCCACGGCGAAGCGCGCTGGATTGAACGCAATGGTGACGTCTGGCTCATCAGACGGCCCGAAAAGGGCATGCTGGGGGGCATGCGGGCGCTACCTGGGGGGGAATGGCTGGATCACGCAGAGACCCCCCCGGCCCCGGACGGAACATTGGGCGTGGTTCGGCACCTCTTCACCCATTTCGAGCTGAATCTGAGGGTCGTGCGCGGTGAAGCATTCTCAGATGCCGTAGGGGAAGGCGAATGGTGGCCCATCTCGCGACTTGACGAGGCAGGCCTGCCGACGCTCTATCGCCGCGCGGCAGAGATCGCAGTGGAGGAGAGACCATGA
- a CDS encoding serine hydrolase domain-containing protein, whose translation MSQTAQLERKTTFIATRRQMFGWALGGAALAATSSPARAFWQSTERFAGLRSYINDYVSSRRLPGALAAFAFGQGPVQTVAAGTLAMESDTKVDLNSLWRIYSMTKPITGMAVMQLIEQGRLALDQPLYDLLPRFRTMRVLTSADAPIDQTVPAERAITMRHLLTHTAGLGYSIVQRGPIKDYYEQHGIVPGQVSRLSIPGLDRGRPAPSLEAFADALADAPLVYQPGTRWSYSISLDLLGRVIEVVSGMPFDTYLKQQIFEPLGMTSTGFRVPQTNIPRLSTNYAPVGGILLPIDPASTSIYLDQPAFPFGGAGLVSSAHDYDRFLAMLMNEGTLDGERVLAPETARLAMSNLLPEGIDTRGTFADGAGFGAGGRVSLPSSPDGEGTFGWGGAAGTIALVNSRRRLRFAGYANYMPSEAYDFQRRVAEVFLADLRAMVGA comes from the coding sequence ATGAGCCAGACAGCGCAACTGGAACGGAAAACCACGTTCATTGCGACCCGCAGACAGATGTTCGGCTGGGCACTGGGCGGTGCGGCGCTGGCCGCAACCAGCAGTCCCGCACGGGCTTTCTGGCAATCTACCGAACGCTTTGCCGGGCTGCGTAGCTATATCAATGACTATGTGTCCTCGCGTCGCTTGCCCGGCGCGCTGGCCGCCTTTGCCTTTGGCCAGGGGCCGGTGCAAACCGTCGCCGCCGGAACGCTGGCGATGGAAAGCGACACCAAGGTTGATCTCAACAGCCTGTGGCGCATCTATTCGATGACCAAGCCGATAACCGGCATGGCTGTGATGCAATTGATCGAACAGGGACGCCTGGCGCTCGACCAGCCACTTTACGACCTATTGCCGCGTTTCCGCACGATGCGCGTGCTGACCAGCGCCGATGCGCCGATTGACCAAACGGTCCCTGCCGAGCGGGCAATCACGATGCGGCACCTGCTTACGCATACCGCTGGCCTTGGCTATTCGATCGTCCAGCGGGGCCCGATCAAGGACTATTATGAACAGCATGGCATCGTGCCCGGCCAGGTCAGCCGCCTGTCGATCCCGGGACTTGATCGTGGTCGCCCCGCGCCGAGCCTGGAGGCCTTTGCCGATGCACTGGCCGATGCACCACTGGTCTATCAGCCCGGGACAAGGTGGAGCTATTCGATCTCGCTGGACCTGTTGGGCCGGGTGATAGAGGTTGTCAGCGGAATGCCGTTCGACACCTATCTGAAACAGCAGATTTTCGAACCGCTGGGCATGACCAGCACCGGTTTTCGGGTGCCCCAGACCAATATTCCGCGGCTGTCGACCAATTATGCGCCGGTTGGCGGCATACTCCTGCCGATCGATCCGGCGAGCACAAGCATTTATCTCGACCAACCGGCCTTTCCCTTTGGCGGTGCGGGACTGGTCAGTTCGGCGCATGATTATGACCGTTTCCTAGCCATGCTGATGAATGAAGGCACGCTGGACGGAGAGCGCGTTCTGGCGCCCGAAACGGCGAGACTGGCCATGTCCAACCTGTTACCCGAAGGAATCGATACGCGTGGCACCTTTGCCGACGGCGCCGGTTTTGGTGCCGGGGGCCGGGTTTCACTGCCTTCATCGCCCGATGGCGAGGGCACTTTTGGGTGGGGCGGCGCCGCCGGCACAATCGCCCTGGTCAACAGTCGCCGTCGACTGCGTTTCGCGGGCTATGCCAATTACATGCCGTCCGAAGCCTATGACTTCCAGCGGCGGGTTGCCGAAGTCTTTCTGGCCGATCTGCGCGCTATGGTGGGGGCATGA